From a region of the Myroides sp. JBRI-B21084 genome:
- a CDS encoding bestrophin family protein: MNAGRRFSPLEFILWTRRTIYKIFILSLIPTLFYFLGVKFIALPWQPITILGTAVAFIVGFKNNASYARLWEARQIYGAIINDSRSFAYTIKDALKNQNKDINSIFYRHFAWLTAMRFQLRESRTWENMEQKANKEYLLKYDIPERISTLENELKPLLTNEEYTYILQKKNKATQLAALQSNHLAKLYNEGFLNDFQWSLLQQSLMKFTDNQGKAERIKNFPYPRNFGSITTYLLFLFVLSVPFGLLNEFDKLGHNTIIEGYSVWLNLPFSMILTWVFITLDTVGESSMNPFEGSANDVPITQISRTIEIDMRDMLNEENLPLPITPKNNIVL, translated from the coding sequence ATGAATGCAGGCAGAAGATTTAGTCCATTAGAATTTATTTTATGGACACGAAGAACCATATATAAAATTTTTATATTATCACTTATACCCACTTTATTTTACTTTTTAGGTGTAAAATTTATTGCATTACCTTGGCAACCCATAACAATTTTAGGTACAGCTGTTGCTTTTATTGTAGGTTTTAAAAACAATGCCAGCTATGCCCGTTTATGGGAAGCGCGCCAAATTTACGGTGCAATTATTAACGATAGCAGATCGTTTGCTTACACTATTAAAGACGCTTTAAAAAACCAAAATAAAGATATTAACTCCATTTTTTATCGTCATTTTGCTTGGCTTACCGCAATGCGTTTTCAATTAAGAGAATCACGCACTTGGGAAAACATGGAACAAAAAGCAAACAAGGAATATTTATTAAAATATGATATTCCCGAACGTATTTCAACTTTAGAAAACGAACTTAAACCGTTATTAACTAACGAAGAATACACGTATATTTTACAAAAGAAAAATAAGGCAACACAGCTTGCGGCTTTACAATCTAACCATTTAGCAAAGTTGTACAACGAAGGTTTTTTGAACGATTTCCAATGGAGTTTATTACAACAATCACTAATGAAATTTACAGATAACCAAGGGAAAGCAGAGCGTATTAAGAATTTTCCCTATCCAAGAAACTTTGGTTCAATTACTACTTATTTATTATTTTTATTTGTACTTTCAGTACCATTTGGCTTATTAAATGAGTTTGATAAACTTGGGCATAATACTATAATAGAAGGTTATTCGGTATGGTTAAATTTACCTTTTTCAATGATTTTAACATGGGTATTTATAACATTAGATACTGTTGGCGAAAGTTCAATGAATCCATTTGAAGGTAGCGCAAACGATGTTCCAATAACTCAAATTAGCAGAACCATTGAAATTGATATGCGCGATATGTTAAACGAAGAAAACTTGCCATTACCAATAACACCTAAAAACAATATTGTTCTTTAA
- a CDS encoding isochorismate synthase, translating to MNPFHKNALLNNLPFVLYRKPNSKSITGWFQKNSRLNTCNELTESCFVFAPFNNTSKIIFLPNECNISNDIEDFTVDFSTYNEYDTEYEFNNNKEKHIQLVTKGIQAINNGLFEKVVLSRTEKVNLNKSQYELYFKRFVKKYPTAFVYWFYHPKVGMWMGATPEQLVKITNKKVETVALAGTQKNTNQNNIIWSNKEQNEQSIVTHFIIDALTPYCENIQKTEPYTFTAGTLLHIKTDISANLKPSANPYQLVQNLHPTPALCGYPKLAAQNFIIENEDYNREFYGGFLGEWNFNNLDYENKTDLFVNLRCMKIENETGILFLGGGINKDSTPESEYNETVNKSKTVKNIL from the coding sequence ATGAATCCATTTCATAAAAATGCACTTTTAAACAACTTGCCTTTTGTATTATATCGCAAACCAAATTCAAAAAGCATAACAGGTTGGTTTCAAAAAAATTCGCGTTTAAATACTTGTAACGAATTAACAGAAAGTTGTTTTGTTTTTGCACCGTTTAATAACACTTCAAAAATTATTTTTTTACCAAATGAATGTAATATTTCTAACGATATTGAAGATTTTACAGTAGATTTTTCAACTTATAATGAATATGATACTGAATATGAATTTAATAACAATAAAGAAAAACACATTCAATTAGTTACAAAAGGTATTCAAGCCATTAACAATGGTCTGTTTGAAAAAGTAGTTTTATCGCGAACCGAAAAAGTAAATTTAAACAAATCACAATACGAACTGTATTTTAAACGTTTTGTAAAAAAATATCCAACAGCTTTTGTATATTGGTTTTACCATCCAAAAGTTGGTATGTGGATGGGCGCAACTCCGGAGCAACTTGTTAAAATTACAAACAAAAAAGTTGAAACAGTTGCATTAGCTGGCACCCAAAAAAATACAAATCAAAACAATATTATTTGGAGCAACAAAGAACAAAACGAACAAAGTATTGTTACCCATTTTATAATTGATGCACTAACTCCCTATTGCGAAAACATACAAAAAACAGAACCATATACTTTTACAGCAGGCACATTATTGCACATTAAAACCGATATTTCGGCTAATTTAAAACCAAGTGCTAATCCATATCAATTAGTTCAAAATTTACATCCAACACCTGCTTTGTGCGGGTATCCTAAATTAGCTGCTCAAAATTTTATTATTGAAAACGAAGACTACAACAGAGAATTCTATGGAGGATTTTTAGGCGAATGGAATTTTAATAATCTAGATTATGAAAATAAAACCGACTTGTTTGTAAATTTGCGGTGCATGAAAATTGAAAACGAAACAGGTATTTTGTTTTTAGGAGGTGGAATAAATAAAGATAGTACACCCGAAAGCGAATACAACGAAACTGTAAATAAAAGTAAAACTGTTAAAAATATACTATAG
- a CDS encoding DEAD/DEAH box helicase, translating into MNFTEFPLNNNVAEAINDLGYTIATPIQEKAIPVLIDGKDLVGCAQTGTGKTAAFAIPIINHIHRIVGSGKKRKQIRTIVLAPTRELAIQIAENFEALSKYTQIKTYVIYGGVNMQPQINALKEGVDVLVATPGRFLDLYKQNFIKTDAMHQLVIDEADLMLDMGFINDVRKIIKLTPENRQTLMFSATMPMGVRELADEFLSNAIYVAVNDSASTAQNISQKVYLVEKEDKKKLLKHVIENLQLKNVLLFTRTKQGADNVVEFLQKEGYKADAIHGDKSQSTRLKILDDFKNKQIDILVATDVASRGIDIQQLPFVINYDIPNIPEIYVHRIGRTGRAGETGLALSFVGRDEKTYWQEIEKLIRLQVKTVKDNPYPWREPNPNAKKDFRTKKTGVNTTTTKKKNTSNSKSRKSDTSKKNKKRWY; encoded by the coding sequence ATGAATTTTACAGAATTTCCATTAAATAACAATGTTGCCGAAGCTATAAACGATTTAGGATATACAATTGCAACACCCATTCAAGAAAAAGCAATTCCGGTTTTAATTGATGGAAAAGATTTAGTGGGTTGTGCCCAAACAGGTACTGGTAAAACGGCAGCTTTTGCTATACCTATAATTAACCACATTCATAGAATAGTGGGATCGGGCAAAAAACGCAAACAAATACGCACCATTGTTTTAGCACCTACTAGAGAATTAGCCATACAAATTGCCGAAAATTTTGAAGCCCTAAGCAAATACACCCAAATAAAAACATATGTAATTTATGGCGGCGTAAATATGCAACCACAAATTAATGCTTTAAAAGAAGGGGTTGATGTTTTAGTGGCTACACCTGGTAGGTTTTTAGATTTATACAAACAAAATTTTATTAAAACCGATGCGATGCATCAATTAGTAATTGATGAAGCCGATTTGATGCTTGATATGGGTTTTATTAACGATGTTCGTAAAATTATTAAACTTACACCTGAAAACCGACAAACATTAATGTTTTCTGCCACCATGCCAATGGGGGTGCGTGAACTTGCCGATGAATTTTTAAGCAATGCCATTTATGTTGCTGTTAATGATTCTGCTAGCACGGCTCAAAACATTTCTCAAAAAGTATATTTGGTTGAAAAAGAAGACAAAAAGAAACTTTTGAAACATGTAATTGAAAATTTACAGTTAAAAAATGTTTTATTGTTTACACGTACCAAACAAGGCGCCGATAATGTAGTTGAATTTTTACAAAAAGAAGGTTATAAAGCCGATGCTATTCACGGTGATAAATCGCAAAGTACCCGTTTAAAAATTTTAGACGATTTTAAAAACAAACAAATTGATATTTTAGTTGCTACAGATGTGGCTTCGCGCGGAATTGATATACAACAATTACCTTTTGTAATTAATTACGATATACCAAATATTCCTGAAATTTATGTCCACCGTATTGGAAGAACGGGACGTGCGGGTGAAACTGGTTTGGCATTGTCATTTGTTGGGCGTGATGAAAAAACATACTGGCAAGAAATTGAAAAATTAATTCGTTTACAAGTAAAAACAGTAAAAGACAATCCCTATCCTTGGCGCGAACCAAACCCAAATGCAAAAAAAGATTTTAGAACTAAAAAAACAGGGGTAAATACAACTACCACAAAGAAAAAAAATACATCAAACTCAAAATCAAGAAAATCTGATACTTCAAAAAAGAATAAAAAGAGATGGTACTAA
- a CDS encoding gliding motility-associated C-terminal domain-containing protein produces the protein MKKLYLLVLMLLSTACFAQYYQQHYIAPAPWQYWNDANEIVIGTIEPGVTVNVDVKRSDGTLVTSLNVTENNPVSYRFTGTFTTTPKNALNTLLTDRGLLIEASHPVIVNVRNIASDTAGSNVNNIKGNASLVSFGSEGLGLEFRIGYYRNSVLGLNMGAPIYSVMATEDATTVTLPSGTINLDKGQGYLFTAPIGSLISADKFIVMNTGSYGDVPQTCGLNGEDGTFDQIAPLQSLGTKYMVVRGDGTAPTLAQQAQGFGSEQTTVVGTQNGTVVTLQHFNPNGTQFGPPFSLFLNAGDFYTFYHGNGLDLYSSSIITSDFPVIVYAGTAVDCETDISTVLPIGGCSGSLNIQTKKFINYNNGNLACFGFCIIESNTVPVFVNGLNIETLTGVPRVAIGTTGFYLITFNNTQIGNPADLILTSALPLTSSLVQQGGGFSMSAFFSSFGVAADPPVYAKRNSDCSVTLQAESGYSQYVWFKDGIQYQTTTTNTLIITESGSYAVQVMRNCGLSGLSIALDVIVDPCSDLEVIKERTAQNDLDVTFTITVTNKNPHFTETNAVATDILPTGLNYVSSSVTKGSYNPTTGIWNIGTMVPGETQVLTIDCKIGSSGDYINTATITGKLEDTNTKNNKDTATVEALVADLDAIKDDFRELYIPGDFLDYTIRVLNKGPQRALNIEVSDVMPHNTTEMSWSGNNKTGTGDLVDTIDMLDPNQEMVYKVRLRVPADHLGLFTNSVNVSSIYIADPVPLCTDCIDTDFPEFNIPKGISPNGDGDNDYLDLTYYFVSKLIIYNRYGQEVYSKNDYKNEWKGQDNHGRILPSGTYFYNAFILGNPYKTGYIQIIREIP, from the coding sequence ATGAAAAAATTATACCTTTTAGTTTTAATGCTTTTGAGTACTGCTTGTTTTGCTCAGTATTATCAACAGCATTATATTGCACCAGCTCCATGGCAATATTGGAACGATGCAAACGAGATTGTAATTGGAACAATAGAACCAGGTGTAACTGTTAATGTTGATGTAAAACGAAGCGATGGTACACTTGTAACTAGCTTAAATGTTACTGAAAACAATCCTGTTTCATACAGATTTACTGGTACATTCACAACAACTCCTAAAAATGCATTAAATACCCTTTTAACAGACAGAGGGTTGCTTATTGAAGCCAGTCATCCTGTAATTGTAAACGTAAGAAATATAGCGTCAGATACTGCGGGTAGTAACGTTAACAATATAAAAGGAAATGCTTCATTAGTAAGTTTTGGTTCAGAAGGTTTAGGTTTAGAATTTAGAATAGGGTACTACCGTAATTCTGTGTTAGGTTTAAACATGGGGGCGCCAATATATTCGGTAATGGCAACGGAAGATGCTACTACTGTTACACTTCCTTCAGGAACAATAAATTTAGATAAAGGTCAGGGCTATTTATTTACGGCTCCAATAGGTTCATTAATTTCAGCCGATAAATTTATTGTAATGAATACCGGAAGTTACGGTGATGTTCCACAAACTTGTGGATTAAATGGAGAAGATGGTACTTTTGATCAAATAGCACCCTTACAATCGTTAGGAACCAAATACATGGTTGTTCGTGGCGATGGTACCGCACCAACACTTGCACAACAAGCACAAGGCTTTGGTTCTGAGCAAACAACAGTTGTAGGTACACAAAACGGTACCGTTGTAACGTTACAACATTTTAACCCAAATGGAACACAATTTGGACCACCTTTTTCGCTATTTTTAAATGCAGGTGATTTTTATACTTTTTATCACGGTAATGGTTTAGATTTATATTCAAGTTCAATTATCACATCAGATTTTCCTGTAATTGTTTACGCAGGTACAGCTGTAGATTGTGAAACGGATATTTCAACAGTATTGCCAATTGGCGGTTGTTCAGGATCTTTAAACATTCAAACTAAAAAATTTATCAATTACAACAATGGTAATTTAGCTTGCTTTGGTTTTTGTATCATAGAAAGTAATACAGTTCCGGTTTTTGTAAATGGTTTAAACATTGAAACCTTAACAGGTGTACCTAGAGTTGCTATTGGCACAACAGGCTTTTATTTAATAACTTTTAACAATACACAAATAGGAAATCCGGCCGATTTAATTTTAACATCTGCGTTACCATTAACTTCTAGTTTGGTTCAGCAAGGTGGTGGTTTTTCAATGTCGGCATTTTTCTCTTCATTTGGGGTAGCTGCAGATCCACCAGTTTACGCAAAGCGCAACAGCGATTGTAGTGTAACTTTACAAGCAGAAAGTGGTTATTCGCAATATGTTTGGTTTAAAGATGGAATACAATACCAAACCACAACAACCAATACATTAATTATAACAGAATCGGGGAGTTATGCGGTTCAAGTGATGCGTAATTGCGGCTTGTCGGGCTTATCTATCGCTTTAGATGTAATAGTAGATCCTTGTTCTGATTTAGAAGTTATAAAAGAACGTACCGCTCAAAACGATTTAGATGTTACTTTTACAATTACTGTGACAAATAAAAATCCGCATTTTACTGAAACCAATGCAGTAGCAACCGACATATTACCTACAGGTTTAAATTATGTTTCATCAAGCGTTACTAAAGGTAGTTACAACCCAACAACTGGTATTTGGAATATAGGAACAATGGTGCCTGGTGAAACCCAAGTATTAACTATTGATTGTAAAATTGGATCGTCGGGCGATTATATAAACACCGCTACTATAACTGGTAAATTAGAAGATACCAATACAAAAAATAATAAAGATACAGCTACTGTAGAAGCTTTAGTTGCTGATTTAGATGCTATTAAAGACGACTTTAGGGAGCTTTATATACCTGGCGATTTCTTAGATTATACCATTAGAGTTTTAAATAAAGGACCCCAACGTGCTTTAAATATTGAAGTTAGCGATGTAATGCCGCATAATACAACAGAAATGTCTTGGTCTGGGAACAATAAAACAGGAACGGGTGATTTAGTTGATACAATTGATATGTTAGACCCTAACCAAGAAATGGTATATAAAGTACGTTTACGTGTGCCTGCTGACCATCTTGGCTTATTTACAAATAGTGTTAATGTAAGTTCAATTTACATAGCAGACCCAGTGCCACTTTGTACTGATTGTATTGATACCGATTTCCCAGAATTTAATATACCAAAAGGAATTTCTCCTAATGGCGATGGTGATAACGATTATTTAGATTTAACTTATTATTTTGTTAGTAAATTAATTATTTATAATAGATACGGTCAAGAAGTATATTCAAAAAACGATTATAAGAACGAATGGAAAGGGCAAGATAATCACGGTAGAATTTTACCTTCAGGTACCTACTTTTATAACGCATTTATTTTAGGAAATCCATATAAAACAGGATATATACAAATAATACGCGAAATACCTTAA
- a CDS encoding M1 family metallopeptidase, whose product MKQTILAVSVLFVMNCWSQTKPKVDFTTANASIKFDIAEHLILGDITYQFTVNEATDTIKIDAKNMMIQGLKLNGQTPKYHYNKNQIIFTQGYNVGENTVSISYKTNPKQALYYVGSGTDLQIWTQGQGKYTSHWLPSFDDYNEKVIFNTKITFETGYDVLSNGLLDAKTVSGKQTTWSYKMTKPMSSYLVMMAIGKFDKKTEKSASGITIENYIRPIDASKYATTYQHTKKMFDFLEKQTGFVYPWQIYRNIPVEDFMYGGMENTSSTIFNSDYVVDNIGFNDKTFVNVNAHEMAHQWFGNLVTAKTNQDHWLQEGFATYYALLAEREVYGVDYFYWKLYEMAELITKDAKENKNTAVFSEKATTVTYYQKGAWMLFYLSSQIGEANFNTVVKNYLQKYAFSNATTQDFLNEVKAVSPNFNTDNYKRNWLENKAFNTKDALFLIENSPLVKSYFEVLALQSKGFEVKKETLLKLLKDSNTPANTKREIVFQLHKVPYADAKEFYQTVMQSNDVKVRQALAQIISEIPTEFLEDYKLLLNDNSYITREIVFKNLWLQNEAFRPTLLDQTETWKGFNDNNLRISWLMFALSTQNYKNDKKAHLYSELENYAYNKYNSNIRTNAINAMWYLNPYDSNTLPHLVNALVHHNSRFQKFGKDAIIRLCEKKEFKEHFKKLIPYLPQDEHDALKKLMETI is encoded by the coding sequence ATGAAACAAACCATACTTGCTGTTAGTGTTTTATTTGTAATGAACTGTTGGTCACAAACAAAACCTAAAGTTGATTTTACCACTGCAAATGCATCGATTAAATTTGATATTGCCGAACATTTAATTTTGGGCGATATTACGTATCAATTTACAGTTAATGAAGCAACAGATACCATTAAAATTGATGCTAAAAACATGATGATTCAAGGGTTAAAATTAAACGGACAAACTCCTAAATATCATTACAACAAAAACCAAATTATTTTTACACAAGGATATAATGTAGGCGAAAATACGGTTTCAATTAGCTATAAAACAAATCCTAAACAAGCGCTGTATTACGTTGGGTCGGGTACCGATTTACAAATTTGGACACAAGGGCAGGGCAAGTACACCAGCCATTGGTTGCCAAGCTTTGACGATTATAACGAAAAAGTAATTTTTAATACCAAAATTACCTTTGAAACTGGGTACGATGTTCTAAGTAACGGTTTGCTTGATGCTAAAACGGTGAGTGGCAAACAAACTACTTGGAGTTATAAAATGACAAAACCAATGAGTTCTTATTTAGTTATGATGGCTATTGGTAAATTTGATAAAAAAACCGAAAAATCGGCATCGGGTATTACAATTGAAAATTACATTCGTCCTATCGATGCTTCTAAATATGCAACTACGTATCAGCATACCAAAAAAATGTTCGATTTTTTAGAAAAGCAAACAGGTTTTGTTTATCCATGGCAAATTTATCGCAACATACCCGTTGAAGATTTTATGTACGGTGGCATGGAAAACACATCATCAACCATTTTTAATAGCGATTATGTAGTTGATAATATTGGCTTTAATGATAAAACTTTTGTAAACGTAAATGCACACGAAATGGCGCATCAATGGTTTGGTAATTTAGTTACAGCTAAAACCAATCAAGACCATTGGTTGCAAGAAGGTTTTGCAACGTATTACGCTTTATTGGCCGAACGCGAAGTTTATGGTGTTGACTATTTTTATTGGAAATTATATGAAATGGCCGAATTAATTACCAAAGATGCAAAAGAAAACAAAAATACAGCTGTTTTTAGCGAAAAAGCCACAACTGTTACTTATTATCAAAAAGGCGCTTGGATGCTTTTCTATTTATCTAGTCAAATAGGTGAAGCAAATTTTAACACTGTAGTAAAAAATTACTTACAGAAATACGCTTTTAGCAACGCAACTACGCAAGATTTTTTAAATGAAGTAAAAGCTGTTTCACCAAATTTTAATACAGATAATTACAAGCGTAATTGGTTAGAAAACAAAGCTTTTAATACTAAAGATGCCTTGTTTTTAATAGAAAATTCACCCTTAGTTAAATCGTATTTCGAAGTTTTAGCATTACAATCAAAAGGTTTTGAAGTTAAAAAAGAAACCCTGCTAAAATTGTTGAAGGATAGCAATACACCTGCAAACACAAAACGCGAAATTGTTTTTCAGTTGCACAAGGTTCCTTATGCCGATGCTAAGGAATTTTACCAAACCGTAATGCAATCTAACGATGTTAAAGTGCGCCAAGCCTTAGCACAAATTATCAGTGAAATTCCAACCGAATTTTTAGAAGATTATAAATTACTTTTAAACGATAATTCGTACATAACCCGCGAAATTGTTTTTAAAAATTTATGGTTGCAAAACGAAGCTTTTCGACCAACTTTGCTAGATCAAACCGAAACATGGAAAGGTTTTAACGATAACAATTTGCGTATTTCGTGGTTAATGTTTGCACTATCTACTCAAAATTATAAAAACGATAAAAAAGCACATTTGTATTCCGAACTAGAAAACTACGCGTATAATAAATACAACAGTAACATACGCACAAACGCAATAAACGCCATGTGGTACTTAAACCCGTACGATAGCAATACGTTGCCCCATTTAGTAAACGCATTGGTGCACCACAACAGTCGTTTTCAAAAATTTGGCAAAGATGCCATTATTCGTTTATGTGAAAAAAAGGAATTTAAAGAACATTTTAAAAAGTTAATTCCATACTTGCCACAAGACGAGCATGATGCACTTAAGAAGTTAATGGAAACTATTTAA
- the bshB1 gene encoding bacillithiol biosynthesis deacetylase BshB1, whose protein sequence is MKLDILAFGAHPDDVELGCGGTIAKEVTLGKKVGIIDLTQGELGTRGSAEIRAVEAANAAKILGVSVRENLKFKDGFFKNDQKHQLEIIKIIRKYKPEIVICNAIDDRHIDHGKGSKLVSDACFLSGLRKIETDLNGVVQQEWRPKVVYHYIQWKNIEPDFVVDISNHIQNKIDAVMAYSTQFYNPNSTEPISPIATKNFTESIEYRAKDLGRLVFVDYAEGFTVERYVAINSLTDLK, encoded by the coding sequence ATGAAATTAGATATTTTAGCTTTTGGCGCACACCCAGACGATGTTGAATTAGGTTGCGGTGGAACCATAGCAAAAGAAGTAACATTAGGAAAAAAAGTAGGAATCATTGATTTAACTCAAGGCGAGTTAGGTACACGTGGTTCAGCAGAAATAAGAGCTGTAGAAGCAGCAAATGCAGCTAAAATATTAGGAGTTTCTGTACGTGAAAACCTAAAATTTAAAGATGGTTTCTTTAAAAACGATCAAAAACATCAATTAGAAATTATTAAAATAATCCGCAAATACAAACCTGAAATTGTAATTTGCAACGCTATTGATGACCGTCATATTGATCACGGTAAAGGAAGTAAATTGGTATCGGACGCATGTTTTTTATCAGGTTTACGAAAAATTGAAACCGATTTAAACGGTGTTGTTCAACAAGAATGGCGCCCTAAAGTAGTTTACCATTACATACAATGGAAAAATATTGAACCCGATTTTGTTGTAGATATATCTAATCATATTCAAAATAAAATAGATGCTGTAATGGCATATAGCACCCAATTTTACAACCCAAATTCAACAGAACCTATTTCACCAATAGCTACAAAAAACTTCACCGAAAGCATAGAATACCGCGCAAAAGACTTAGGTCGATTAGTTTTTGTAGATTATGCAGAAGGATTTACGGTTGAAAGGTATGTGGCTATCAACAGCTTAACAGATTTAAAATAA
- a CDS encoding potassium channel family protein, with translation MNSIKKILNHRKYELLLLALIQHLYIGIFVKDIPFYTEVLWPINMLILGFASIGVFIEKGKLKIIIKNILTIWVILLPIILTFFKNIPEIMFILNISYVLFYLFIFIEVFKFLVKPSYINADIISAAACGFFLLIEVFVFMFQIYAYSNNLSFKGINYTSPAHVYMDLVYYCSISLTTIGYGDITPNTYQTKLITSLIGIIGQFYSVVLVGILISKFTNNT, from the coding sequence ATGAATTCTATTAAAAAAATTTTAAACCACCGAAAGTATGAGCTGCTTTTATTAGCACTCATTCAACATTTATATATTGGAATTTTTGTAAAAGACATTCCTTTTTACACCGAAGTTTTGTGGCCAATAAATATGCTGATCTTAGGTTTTGCAAGTATTGGAGTGTTTATTGAAAAGGGCAAACTTAAAATCATAATTAAAAATATATTAACCATATGGGTTATCTTACTTCCAATAATTTTAACATTCTTTAAAAACATTCCAGAAATTATGTTTATTTTAAACATAAGCTATGTATTGTTTTACTTATTTATTTTTATTGAAGTTTTTAAGTTTTTAGTAAAGCCAAGTTATATTAATGCCGATATTATATCGGCTGCAGCTTGTGGCTTTTTCCTTTTAATTGAAGTATTTGTGTTTATGTTTCAAATTTATGCATACAGCAATAACCTATCTTTTAAAGGTATTAATTACACAAGTCCCGCGCATGTTTATATGGATTTAGTTTATTATTGTTCCATTTCATTAACTACAATTGGTTATGGTGACATTACCCCAAATACGTATCAAACAAAATTAATAACATCATTAATAGGCATTATAGGTCAATTTTACTCGGTAGTCTTAGTAGGTATATTAATTAGTAAATTCACAAATAATACATAA
- a CDS encoding PaaI family thioesterase, which produces METLHIEFIEVGADFLTAKMPVDSKVHQPMGLLHGGASVALAESVGSAASMIFVDTSAFEIRGIEISANHLKSKKTGWVFATARLIHKGKTLHLWEIKITDEENQLISICKLTNIILPKKNESIS; this is translated from the coding sequence ATGGAAACCTTACATATTGAATTTATTGAAGTTGGTGCAGACTTTTTAACTGCTAAAATGCCAGTTGATTCTAAAGTACATCAACCAATGGGACTTTTACATGGAGGTGCTTCGGTTGCGTTAGCCGAAAGCGTAGGGAGTGCTGCATCGATGATTTTTGTAGATACCTCAGCTTTTGAAATTCGCGGAATTGAAATTTCGGCAAATCACCTAAAAAGTAAAAAAACAGGTTGGGTATTTGCAACTGCACGCTTAATTCATAAAGGAAAAACATTGCATTTGTGGGAAATTAAAATTACCGATGAAGAAAATCAACTCATTTCAATTTGTAAATTAACAAACATTATTTTACCTAAAAAAAATGAATCCATTTCATAA